From the genome of Sphingobacterium sp. UGAL515B_05:
CATTTAATCGCTTTGATATTTTTAGCCATTTATCTTACCTGTATTTTTTTGAACCATCTTTTGGCGCATACAACCGGACTGATTCCAGGGGATTCTATCCATTTGAAAGTTCTGCCTTTTCAATTGATGAAACGATTTATGTGTGAATTTAGAATTAAAATAATCGTATAACAAATTTTCTGCCAGCTAACTTATATTCGTCGAATCTGAGTTTAAATACGCAGGAAATGAGCCGTTTGTTTTTTTTAAACAAGGGAGACGGCGCTGTTCACTATTAATTTGTAAAACAAAGAGAAAATATTTTTGGTATTTACGAATTATTCGTAGATTAGTGAAAGATTAGAAAAAGGAATAAATAGCTATGGAAAAATTAACAGCACAGGAAGAGCAGGCAATGCAATCTATTTGGAGTCTCAATGGAGGTTTTATAAAAGAGATTTTGGATAATATCAAGGGTGAAAAGATGCCTTATACCACCTTGGCTTCAACAGTAAAGAATCTGGAACGTAAAGATTTTGTGAAAGCAGTACGTTATGCCAATGCCAAGCGCTATGAACCGATGGTGAGTGAGGAAGATTATAAAGCGAAATTTATGAATTCCTTTGTGGGCGATTATTTTAAAAATTCCTATAAGGAGATGGTATCTTTTTTTGTGCAGGAAGAAAAACTAACGGCTGATGAATTAAAGGAAATTATGGACATGATTAAGCATAATAAATCTTAATAACATGGAAAGCTTACTGACCTATATTATTCAAGTCAACCTGCTCTTGGGGATTATCTATCTGGGATATATTGGACTATTGAAAGGGCTGACGTTCTATGTGCTAAATCGAGTTTACTTTTTGGCAGGAGGGCTATTTGCTTTTATATATCCATTTCTGGATTTAAAGTCTTTGTTCGTGCAGCGCGGGCTGAATATGGGGGCGGTAGGCGAGCAGATTTCGCTTTATATTACTGAGCCGGAAGTGCAGCAACAACTGACCTTGGGAAGGTTGGTGGAAATTGTGTTTATGGTTGGTGCGATTGTATTGTTATTGAAGTTTGTATTTCAATTATTGAGTTTATTACGGATTCATTTGAATTCAAAGTCCGATCAATGGCGGACGTATCTATTTCGGAATGTGCTTATTCCTATTGTTCCATTTTCGTTTTTGAATAAAATCTATGTCAATAAAGGACAGCATGCTGATGCTGAACTTAAAGATATTTTTAAGCATGAGGATATTCATGTGAAAGGCCTTCACAGTCTGGATATTTTATTGTTTGAAATGATATTGGTGTGTTGTTGGTACAATCCTTTCGTCTGGTTCATGCGCAGAGCCATTCGCCAAAATTTGGAGTTCTTGACTGATCAACAGGTTCTCGATAAAGGAATTGACAAGCAGACGTACCAATACAGCCTATTGAATGTGTCCAAAAAGGGCACTTCAGTAGGATTGAGCAATCAATTTAATTTTAAACTTTTAAAACGTCGAATTATGATGATGAACAAGAAGCGATCATCGAAAATAGAACTGAGTAAATACGCCTTTCTTTTACCTGTATTTTTATTGACGGGAGCAGCATTTACGGTAAGTAAAGCGGAGGGAAGCATAGAAGGGGTAGTTGAGAAAGTAAATGAGACAGTATTACCTATTCAGTTACCAACAGTTGATTTACGATCTCAGACAGATCAATCAAATATGAAAACTACTGTATTGGCGGATACTTTGGCTAAAGCAAATCAAGTGGCGACGAGAGATTTTAAGGAAATCAAGAGATCTGCTATTGATTTTTCTAAAAATCAAAAGTATTTTGTGGATAATAAATTGGTCTCTAAGGCTGAATTTTTGGCTATTCCTGAAGGAAAACTGGCGAAGTACTGGTTTTCGAATGACAGTGATATGATCAAGTATCGGACGAAGTCTTCAATTGATATTTCTGGCGGAGCAATTTTGGCCAATACTGTTGAAATGCAACAACATTCGGATATAGCACAAAAAAAATTACGCTGTGTTATGAATGGTATTGTGCAGGAAAAAACTTTTACTGTGGATGATATCGATCCTAATGCTATAGCGTCAGTCTCGGTATTACAAGGTAAGGCTGCTATTGATAAGTATGGTAAAGATGTTGGGAAAGATGGTATCCTTGAAGTGAATTTGAAGGAAGGAGCTCATATTGGTAAAGATATGACCAAACTCAAAGGTCTTACGATTGGGGTGACGTATCGTGATGATCTGCTAACGAATGATAAGTCAACTGATGTGGTGTACGTTATTGATGGCAAAAGGGTAGATCAAAAAATGGTGAAGGAGTTGGCCCTGACGCCGGATGGAATCGCGACACTATCGGTGTGGAAGGATGCTGAAGCGATTAAGAAATATGGTGAAGATGCTAAGAATGGTGTTTTAGTTA
Proteins encoded in this window:
- a CDS encoding BlaI/MecI/CopY family transcriptional regulator — encoded protein: MEKLTAQEEQAMQSIWSLNGGFIKEILDNIKGEKMPYTTLASTVKNLERKDFVKAVRYANAKRYEPMVSEEDYKAKFMNSFVGDYFKNSYKEMVSFFVQEEKLTADELKEIMDMIKHNKS
- a CDS encoding TonB-dependent receptor plug domain-containing protein, whose translation is MESLLTYIIQVNLLLGIIYLGYIGLLKGLTFYVLNRVYFLAGGLFAFIYPFLDLKSLFVQRGLNMGAVGEQISLYITEPEVQQQLTLGRLVEIVFMVGAIVLLLKFVFQLLSLLRIHLNSKSDQWRTYLFRNVLIPIVPFSFLNKIYVNKGQHADAELKDIFKHEDIHVKGLHSLDILLFEMILVCCWYNPFVWFMRRAIRQNLEFLTDQQVLDKGIDKQTYQYSLLNVSKKGTSVGLSNQFNFKLLKRRIMMMNKKRSSKIELSKYAFLLPVFLLTGAAFTVSKAEGSIEGVVEKVNETVLPIQLPTVDLRSQTDQSNMKTTVLADTLAKANQVATRDFKEIKRSAIDFSKNQKYFVDNKLVSKAEFLAIPEGKLAKYWFSNDSDMIKYRTKSSIDISGGAILANTVEMQQHSDIAQKKLRCVMNGIVQEKTFTVDDIDPNAIASVSVLQGKAAIDKYGKDVGKDGILEVNLKEGAHIGKDMTKLKGLTIGVTYRDDLLTNDKSTDVVYVIDGKRVDQKMVKELALTPDGIATLSVWKDAEAIKKYGEDAKNGVLVITTKKWARENPDKVNNKFRFIGQENKKGDDVVTVVGYKRDNSVDDKISSTIGSKKNEGQGEKVVGVVGYKKSETLDDAKQITLMDKSETANLEAKTIGLLANKQASQSIGTDFPSVRIRGYDGKVKPLIVVDGAVKKEASLQRLDSKDIESIEILKNASATALYGSAGKDGVIIVTTRMKASEQKNDVQANGKLKEKISGAIKMEIEKEKIRVESSN